A genomic region of Rhodohalobacter sp. 614A contains the following coding sequences:
- a CDS encoding glycoside hydrolase family 3 N-terminal domain-containing protein has product MGSFYGCARSTIGAARTWFYYKRIILISNSRVEAMKKMLILAIVTILSASFGCGSNSPVSDSERSIEQKVDSLLSVMTLQEKVGQLTLYTSDMDQTGAFLRPEYLEDVRSGNVGAIFNAYGAEYTRELQEMAVNETRLGIPLLFGYDVIHGHRTIFPVPLGQAASWDLDLIEASERVAAREASAEGLHWTFAPMVDISRDPRWGRIVEGAGEDTYLGSKISAARVRGFQGNDLGDVQTIAATMKHFAAYGAAKAGRDYHTVDMSDRELREIYLPPFKAGFDAGAATVMTSFNTLNGIPATANEYLFEDILRDEWGFDGFVVTDYTAIMELLFHGVARDEQHATELAMNAGIDMSMQDGFYQRNLADLVEEGKITEEQLDNAVANVLRVKYQLGLFEDPYRYSSTEREEAEIMKPENIETARDMARKSMVLLKNQNQVLPIKDDVETIAVIGPLADSQRDLIGSWSAAGDWSKSVSLLQGLKNKKPEINFIHAKGTGIDDGDTSGFDAAVNAARQADMVILALGEAYWMSGEAASRSEIDLPGAQQELAKEIHALGKPTVAVLMNGRPLTINWLDENIPAILETWFLGTTTGDAIADVLFGDYNPSGKLPVTFPKSVGQIPIHYDMKNTGRPFDANNKYTSKYLDISNEPLYVFGHGLSYTTFDYSPITLSSNKMATSDSLQVSVTVSNTGEYAGEEVVQLYLHDKVASIAPPARRLKGFQKINLQPGESKEVVFNVTNKDLSFYQKDMSYGSEPGEFMVFVGGSSKDTQSAEFVLE; this is encoded by the coding sequence ATGGGATCTTTTTATGGATGCGCCCGAAGTACAATCGGCGCTGCAAGAACTTGGTTTTACTACAAACGAATAATTTTAATATCAAATAGCAGAGTGGAAGCAATGAAGAAAATGTTGATATTGGCGATTGTGACAATACTATCAGCGAGTTTTGGGTGTGGCAGTAATTCTCCTGTCTCTGATTCCGAGAGAAGCATCGAACAAAAAGTGGATTCGCTGTTGTCGGTCATGACGCTACAGGAAAAAGTTGGTCAGCTTACGCTTTATACCAGCGATATGGATCAAACCGGTGCATTTTTACGCCCGGAATATTTGGAGGATGTCAGATCCGGAAACGTGGGAGCGATATTTAATGCCTATGGTGCTGAGTATACACGAGAACTTCAGGAGATGGCAGTTAACGAAACACGGCTTGGCATTCCTCTTTTGTTCGGATACGATGTAATTCACGGCCACCGAACCATTTTTCCGGTTCCGCTGGGACAAGCTGCAAGCTGGGATCTGGATCTTATTGAAGCTTCCGAAAGAGTTGCTGCCCGTGAAGCCTCCGCAGAAGGATTGCACTGGACATTTGCTCCAATGGTTGATATTTCTCGGGATCCTCGCTGGGGAAGAATTGTAGAGGGTGCAGGTGAAGATACCTATCTGGGATCGAAGATTTCGGCAGCAAGAGTGCGTGGATTCCAGGGAAATGACCTAGGAGATGTACAGACAATTGCCGCAACTATGAAACACTTTGCCGCTTATGGGGCTGCAAAAGCCGGCCGGGATTATCACACCGTTGACATGTCGGATAGGGAATTGCGCGAGATCTATCTGCCACCATTCAAAGCAGGTTTTGATGCAGGAGCTGCTACTGTGATGACATCTTTTAACACGCTCAACGGAATTCCTGCTACAGCCAATGAGTACCTGTTTGAGGATATCCTTCGGGATGAATGGGGATTTGACGGTTTTGTAGTAACAGACTATACAGCCATCATGGAACTGCTTTTTCACGGAGTGGCAAGAGATGAACAGCACGCCACAGAGCTCGCGATGAATGCCGGAATTGATATGAGCATGCAGGATGGATTTTATCAACGAAATCTGGCAGATCTGGTTGAAGAGGGCAAAATCACAGAAGAACAACTAGACAATGCCGTTGCAAATGTTCTGCGTGTGAAATATCAATTGGGTTTGTTTGAAGATCCATATCGCTACAGCTCTACTGAAAGGGAAGAAGCTGAAATCATGAAACCTGAGAATATTGAGACAGCCCGCGATATGGCCCGGAAATCAATGGTTCTTTTGAAGAATCAAAACCAGGTTCTACCAATCAAAGATGATGTGGAAACGATTGCCGTGATTGGCCCGCTTGCAGATAGTCAACGCGATCTGATTGGAAGCTGGTCGGCCGCAGGAGATTGGTCGAAATCCGTTTCCCTGTTGCAGGGATTGAAGAATAAAAAACCGGAAATTAATTTCATCCATGCAAAAGGGACCGGAATTGATGATGGAGATACATCCGGCTTTGATGCGGCTGTTAACGCTGCCCGTCAGGCTGATATGGTGATTTTGGCTTTGGGCGAAGCGTACTGGATGTCAGGTGAGGCAGCAAGCCGTTCAGAAATTGATTTGCCCGGCGCACAGCAAGAGCTTGCCAAAGAAATTCATGCACTCGGCAAACCAACCGTTGCCGTATTGATGAATGGCCGTCCATTAACTATCAACTGGCTGGATGAAAACATTCCTGCTATTCTCGAAACATGGTTCTTGGGAACAACCACAGGCGACGCCATCGCCGATGTACTTTTTGGCGATTATAATCCATCCGGAAAACTGCCGGTGACATTTCCGAAAAGTGTTGGCCAAATTCCTATCCACTATGATATGAAAAATACCGGCCGCCCGTTTGATGCCAATAACAAATACACCTCAAAGTACCTGGATATATCCAACGAGCCTCTGTATGTTTTTGGTCACGGTTTGAGTTACACAACCTTTGATTATAGCCCGATTACTTTATCATCCAACAAAATGGCCACATCCGATAGCCTGCAAGTATCGGTTACAGTCAGCAATACGGGTGAATACGCAGGCGAAGAAGTAGTACAGCTCTATCTGCACGATAAAGTGGCTTCGATAGCTCCTCCGGCGCGACGTTTAAAAGGATTTCAAAAAATAAACCTGCAACCGGGAGAATCGAAAGAAGTAGTCTTCAACGTTACGAATAAAGACTTGTCATTCTACCAAAAGGATATGAGTTACGGCTCTGAACCCGGAGAATTTATGGTCTTTGTAGGAGGAAGTTCAAAAGACACGCAGTCGGCTGAGTTTGTTTTGGAATAG
- a CDS encoding four helix bundle protein produces the protein MAEFRFQKLEIWQIAIEIADTLFDIADNLEQRKLFRFADQLRGAGMSMSNNIAEGSGSSFKKVFNRYLDDARNSAFENANIAILLCRRKLISEKQKEDILEDLDKFCRKTSSFQKSLNR, from the coding sequence ATGGCTGAATTTAGATTTCAAAAACTGGAAATTTGGCAAATAGCAATTGAAATTGCAGATACTCTGTTTGATATAGCAGATAACCTTGAACAGAGAAAACTGTTCCGATTTGCAGATCAGTTGCGGGGAGCGGGAATGAGCATGTCGAACAATATTGCGGAAGGGTCAGGATCGAGTTTTAAAAAGGTCTTTAACCGATATTTGGATGACGCCAGGAACTCAGCCTTTGAAAATGCGAATATTGCAATTTTGTTATGCCGAAGAAAATTGATTTCAGAGAAACAAAAGGAAGATATTTTAGAAGATCTGGATAAGTTTTGTCGTAAAACAAGCTCTTTCCAAAAATCATTGAACCGCTAA
- a CDS encoding triple tyrosine motif-containing protein, whose protein sequence is MKGRNKAMVLVRFILPILFLLLADLAVVQAQISYQVSNYSASEAGAGNQNWDITANDSGSILIANNNGLLIYENSTFTLHKLPGSTVFRSVAYINDRIYTGSFEDFGYWEENAAGELQYHSLANRLENPDLNNDEIWKIVEHQNKIYFHSFGSVYCYDEVNADVYRLDPPGSFMFLYKIGDNVYTQQVQGGLRRLINDEFIPVAGSEFLSQEEVASIIRLNENSMLIGTSGGIYTFDGNAFDDWEAERADEVVQNRINTIVRTDDKIIIGTILNGIYIYDLDFNFLENINTRNQLQNNTILSLHADSFGNVWVGMDRGIGYIAFDTPIHPYLEEPDGIGSVYTAALHNNELYIGTNRGIYWYKRDENGNFYDKSLIPDSQGQVWFLKVFDEKLYSGLNDGTYLIENKELTKVSTVHGGYNLKPYPVNNRELLLQSTYSNLVVYQKENDIWQQSYLMSGFQSPARFLEFDHIGNIWLGHTIRGVFRLQPNMQFNRIDQIREIGRAEGLPQSTNLVFKMNNQIMTSIADTLYQWDAINERFVPYNDLNEFFTVRESVSNIIPVGEQWYWIIKESEILLVEVYFNSINLVYRILPEMYNLKLVEGYENIIPLNENLHLISLEDGFAVLNLDLVNETNYPAPEVELNSVTISNSQQHTSVLNPDVSSEKNFSNQNNSIRFNWSTTQMAGNRAFFQYKLDGIDANWSEWTTNTQSEYLRLPAGEYTFFVRSIGPSGQLTEPVTFSFTIEVPWYLSPAAFVLYFILLLSFVLMIRFYISRRRWKKLGEELEKNQQKILEDREKAEKEVIKLSNEKLQNEIEHKSAQLASNTMAMMRKNNLLSSIKDELESQKEKSRNQLPDKSYNKLIKLIEDGIEDEHEWEIFEQLYNEAHGNFFKRLKEEYPQLTPSDLRLCAYLRMNLSSKEIAPLLNISVRGVEERRYRLRKRLDLSTDQNLTELIMTF, encoded by the coding sequence GTGAAAGGTCGAAATAAAGCTATGGTTTTAGTACGGTTTATACTTCCAATCTTATTTCTTCTGTTGGCGGATCTGGCTGTTGTTCAGGCTCAAATCAGTTACCAGGTTAGTAATTATAGTGCAAGTGAAGCCGGGGCCGGAAACCAAAACTGGGATATTACAGCCAACGACAGTGGAAGTATTTTAATCGCCAATAACAACGGTTTATTGATTTATGAAAATTCCACATTTACTCTCCACAAACTTCCAGGCAGTACGGTATTCCGCTCTGTAGCATACATCAATGATAGAATCTACACCGGTTCTTTTGAAGATTTTGGCTATTGGGAAGAAAACGCGGCAGGCGAACTTCAATATCACTCGCTGGCAAACAGACTGGAAAATCCGGATTTAAACAACGATGAAATCTGGAAAATTGTAGAACATCAAAACAAAATTTACTTCCACAGCTTTGGGTCTGTTTATTGTTATGATGAAGTAAATGCAGACGTTTATCGCCTGGATCCACCCGGATCGTTTATGTTTTTATACAAAATCGGAGACAACGTTTACACTCAACAAGTTCAGGGAGGATTGCGACGGCTGATAAATGATGAATTTATTCCGGTAGCCGGAAGCGAATTTCTCAGCCAGGAAGAAGTAGCCTCAATTATTCGCCTGAACGAGAACTCCATGCTCATTGGTACCTCCGGCGGAATTTATACGTTTGATGGAAATGCATTTGATGATTGGGAGGCAGAACGCGCCGACGAGGTGGTTCAAAACAGGATCAATACGATTGTCCGGACAGACGATAAAATTATTATCGGAACTATTCTGAATGGCATTTACATCTACGATCTGGATTTTAATTTTCTCGAAAATATTAACACCAGGAATCAACTCCAGAACAACACCATTTTATCACTTCACGCCGATTCTTTTGGAAATGTGTGGGTTGGGATGGACAGGGGAATCGGCTACATCGCTTTTGATACACCCATTCATCCATACCTGGAAGAACCCGATGGAATAGGAAGTGTTTATACTGCTGCCCTTCATAATAACGAACTTTACATAGGTACAAACCGGGGCATCTACTGGTACAAAAGGGATGAAAACGGAAATTTTTATGACAAATCTCTGATCCCGGATTCCCAGGGACAGGTTTGGTTTCTCAAAGTATTTGATGAAAAACTGTACAGCGGCTTGAACGATGGAACTTACCTTATCGAAAATAAGGAGTTGACCAAAGTAAGTACCGTTCACGGGGGATATAACCTGAAACCTTACCCAGTCAATAACCGGGAACTCCTCCTGCAAAGTACATACAGCAACCTTGTTGTCTATCAAAAAGAGAATGACATTTGGCAACAATCATATTTGATGTCCGGATTTCAATCACCCGCCCGTTTCCTGGAATTTGATCATATTGGAAACATCTGGCTTGGGCATACTATCCGGGGAGTTTTTCGGCTTCAACCAAACATGCAATTTAACCGGATCGATCAAATCCGTGAAATTGGACGCGCCGAGGGGCTCCCGCAGAGTACGAATCTTGTATTCAAGATGAACAACCAGATAATGACTTCCATCGCCGATACGCTTTATCAGTGGGATGCCATTAACGAAAGGTTTGTCCCCTATAACGATTTAAATGAGTTTTTTACGGTCAGGGAATCCGTATCCAATATTATTCCCGTTGGTGAACAATGGTATTGGATTATTAAGGAATCAGAAATTCTGTTGGTGGAAGTTTACTTCAATTCCATAAATCTTGTGTACAGAATACTGCCCGAAATGTATAATCTAAAACTGGTTGAGGGTTATGAAAATATCATTCCGCTGAATGAAAACTTACATCTTATCAGCCTGGAAGATGGTTTTGCCGTTCTCAATCTGGACCTTGTGAATGAAACGAACTATCCCGCTCCTGAAGTTGAATTGAATTCCGTTACAATCAGTAATTCACAACAACATACATCCGTCCTTAATCCCGATGTATCTTCAGAAAAGAATTTTTCCAATCAAAACAATTCGATTCGTTTTAATTGGTCAACCACCCAAATGGCCGGAAATCGTGCGTTCTTTCAATACAAACTGGATGGAATTGATGCAAACTGGAGTGAATGGACAACCAACACTCAGTCAGAATACCTTCGGTTGCCCGCCGGAGAATATACCTTTTTTGTCCGCTCGATTGGCCCCAGCGGACAGCTTACGGAGCCGGTAACTTTCTCTTTTACAATTGAAGTACCATGGTATTTGTCACCCGCAGCCTTTGTGCTCTACTTTATTTTATTATTGTCTTTTGTTTTGATGATTCGATTCTATATCTCCCGCCGAAGATGGAAAAAACTCGGTGAAGAGCTGGAAAAGAATCAGCAGAAAATTCTTGAGGATCGGGAAAAAGCGGAGAAAGAAGTGATCAAACTGAGTAATGAAAAACTTCAGAATGAAATTGAGCACAAATCTGCGCAACTGGCGTCCAATACCATGGCAATGATGCGCAAAAACAATCTTTTGAGTTCCATTAAAGATGAACTGGAGAGTCAAAAAGAAAAGTCACGAAATCAACTTCCTGACAAATCCTATAACAAACTCATTAAACTGATTGAAGATGGAATTGAAGATGAGCATGAGTGGGAAATTTTTGAACAGTTATATAACGAAGCCCATGGAAATTTCTTCAAACGGCTGAAGGAAGAATATCCCCAGCTTACTCCAAGCGATCTTCGGCTTTGTGCATATTTGCGGATGAACCTCTCTTCAAAGGAAATTGCACCACTTTTAAATATTTCCGTTCGCGGTGTGGAAGAGCGTCGGTATCGACTACGGAAACGTCTGGATCTTTCAACGGATCAGAATCTTACTGAATTGATTATGACGTTTTAG
- the xerD gene encoding site-specific tyrosine recombinase XerD: MKAFERELKQYLQFIKLEKGLSENSVISYQNDLDRYLDFIAKDLNVRDLGGVTHSHIEQYLELLTDMGLAVSTIARNISSIRSFHEFALVEKLAEANPAELIDLPKKAQKLPEVLDANEIERIIDTADRTTSAGIRDAAILETLYASGMRVSELTDLEMNRLFFEIGFIRVIGKGNKERLVPIGEIAQQAIEHYIETARKEFMSDKNPGKSENKLFLNQRGGPLSRMSIWNIVNKYAQKAEIKKNVYPHIFRHSFATHLLEGGADLRAVQEMLGHTSIVTTEIYTHVDRSLLHQVHKQFHPRA, encoded by the coding sequence ATGAAGGCTTTTGAACGAGAACTCAAGCAGTACCTGCAGTTCATAAAACTTGAGAAAGGCCTCTCCGAAAACTCCGTCATCTCCTATCAAAACGATCTGGACCGGTATCTGGATTTTATAGCAAAAGACCTGAATGTCCGGGATTTGGGTGGCGTAACCCATTCTCACATCGAACAATACCTGGAACTGTTAACGGATATGGGGCTGGCCGTCAGTACGATTGCCCGAAATATCTCCAGCATCCGGAGTTTCCACGAGTTTGCCCTTGTTGAAAAACTTGCTGAAGCCAACCCGGCAGAGTTGATCGATCTGCCCAAAAAAGCCCAAAAATTACCTGAAGTATTGGATGCCAATGAAATTGAGCGCATCATTGATACTGCCGACCGTACAACCTCCGCCGGCATCCGGGATGCGGCCATCCTTGAAACACTCTATGCAAGCGGCATGCGTGTAAGTGAATTAACGGACCTGGAGATGAACCGGCTTTTCTTTGAAATAGGCTTCATCAGAGTAATCGGGAAAGGAAATAAAGAGCGGCTGGTACCTATCGGAGAAATAGCACAGCAGGCAATTGAGCATTACATAGAAACCGCCCGGAAAGAATTTATGAGCGATAAAAATCCCGGAAAGAGTGAAAATAAGCTTTTCCTGAATCAACGCGGCGGACCGCTAAGCCGCATGAGTATCTGGAATATTGTGAATAAGTACGCACAAAAAGCGGAAATCAAAAAAAACGTATATCCTCATATTTTTCGCCATTCGTTCGCAACTCACCTGCTTGAGGGCGGAGCTGATTTGAGAGCCGTACAAGAGATGCTTGGCCACACCTCTATTGTAACCACCGAAATTTACACCCATGTAGACCGTTCCCTGCTTCACCAGGTACACAAACAGTTCCACCCCAGAGCCTGA
- a CDS encoding HD family phosphohydrolase has translation MSILKKIGLGQKKREAAPNIGANKIKEERENKERKNKYFRAIIFICFLLIILITLPKSTFQTVSNYSVGEPWRADDLTAPFTFAIKKTADELEQERDQIQQQTAPIFHVDPDARATVEARLDSLYRDFQPVLDSYLQWQRSRQEGSSSAANDSIRYMQERNFSIVELDSSSWNTILENYSAVILNNQPQQRSVISQIRNQLQNLISSLMSDGIIDREKGDLQSDEITIRNLQDRTERTVDKANIRDLPETLDYSRLYLNRIFIPNVAQAALQIYSQVIKANWVYSESATQERLDENLANISTTKGAVDQGEIIIRTGDIITPETANKLYSLAEARAQTASTLERWLRYLGESIVIIMATVMFIFYLYLYRRSIFDQPSMLLLVFLVLGAVILTSTLIYPIENVNSYIVPISIAPIILTIIFDSRVGLMATITIAIITGLIHDNNFEYLVATTAACSLGVFSVRDIKKRSQFFFITPGIVFATYLVVISGFALTRLSGWGNFWPDLMFIAINSVFILFTYPLILLFEKLFKITTDFTLLELADTNLPLMKELMGKAPGTFHHSLQVANLADSAASAIGANALQCRVGAMYHDIGKMVKPSYFIENQSQTNEHEKLKPRMSTLVIKAHVSEGAKIAQEHNLPKVIIEFIKTHHGTSLIKYFHKKATDEEEDVQDEDFRYDGPIPYTKEQGILMLADTVEAACRSMKDPTYNKLENQINKLVDDHINDGQLANCPLTFRQIQIIKDSFLSILKGVYHTRIEYPDDEKKQDESKKKRTEKTTRE, from the coding sequence ATGAGTATTCTCAAAAAAATTGGCCTTGGACAAAAAAAACGGGAAGCAGCTCCTAACATCGGCGCCAATAAGATTAAGGAGGAAAGGGAGAATAAAGAAAGGAAAAACAAATACTTTCGGGCTATTATTTTCATATGTTTCTTGCTCATCATCCTGATCACTCTTCCCAAATCCACGTTCCAAACCGTTTCCAATTATTCGGTTGGTGAACCGTGGCGCGCAGATGATTTGACCGCTCCATTTACCTTCGCCATCAAAAAAACGGCAGATGAGCTAGAGCAGGAAAGAGACCAAATTCAGCAACAGACCGCTCCTATTTTTCACGTTGATCCGGATGCTCGTGCCACTGTAGAGGCCCGCTTAGACTCTCTTTATCGTGATTTTCAACCAGTATTAGACAGTTATTTGCAATGGCAACGGTCCCGGCAAGAGGGAAGTTCTTCTGCTGCTAATGACAGCATCCGGTATATGCAGGAACGAAATTTTTCAATTGTAGAGCTCGACTCATCATCCTGGAATACCATCCTTGAAAATTACTCTGCCGTTATCCTGAATAATCAACCTCAACAGCGGTCGGTAATCTCTCAAATTCGAAATCAGCTACAAAATTTGATCAGTTCGCTGATGTCAGACGGCATCATTGACCGGGAAAAAGGAGACCTGCAAAGCGATGAAATTACAATCAGAAATCTCCAGGACCGAACAGAAAGAACGGTAGATAAAGCCAATATACGAGATCTCCCGGAAACACTTGATTATTCGCGGCTTTATCTGAACAGAATATTTATTCCCAATGTAGCGCAGGCGGCACTTCAGATTTACAGCCAGGTTATTAAAGCAAATTGGGTCTACAGCGAATCGGCGACCCAAGAACGCCTCGATGAAAATCTGGCAAATATTTCTACCACAAAAGGAGCCGTTGATCAGGGAGAGATCATCATCCGAACCGGGGATATTATTACTCCGGAAACGGCTAACAAACTCTATAGCCTTGCTGAGGCGCGTGCTCAAACAGCATCTACCCTTGAAAGATGGCTGAGATATCTTGGAGAGTCGATTGTGATCATCATGGCAACCGTGATGTTTATTTTCTACCTCTACCTTTATCGGCGGTCTATTTTCGATCAGCCCTCTATGCTGCTGCTTGTATTTTTGGTATTAGGTGCAGTTATTCTCACCAGCACGCTTATTTACCCCATCGAAAACGTAAATAGCTACATTGTACCGATTTCCATAGCTCCCATTATTCTAACCATTATTTTTGATTCAAGGGTTGGGTTGATGGCCACTATAACAATCGCCATTATTACCGGGTTGATTCACGACAATAATTTTGAATACCTGGTTGCAACCACAGCAGCGTGCAGTTTGGGGGTCTTTTCTGTTCGTGATATTAAAAAACGTTCGCAGTTCTTCTTCATCACACCCGGAATTGTTTTTGCGACTTATTTAGTGGTAATATCGGGATTTGCTTTAACGCGGCTCAGCGGCTGGGGCAACTTCTGGCCCGATCTGATGTTTATCGCCATCAACTCCGTATTCATCCTTTTTACCTATCCGTTGATTTTGTTGTTCGAAAAATTGTTCAAAATCACAACCGATTTCACACTCCTTGAGTTAGCGGATACGAACCTCCCACTAATGAAAGAATTAATGGGGAAAGCGCCGGGAACTTTCCATCACAGCCTGCAGGTTGCCAACCTGGCTGATTCGGCCGCCTCGGCAATTGGCGCTAATGCTCTGCAATGCCGGGTTGGTGCCATGTATCACGACATTGGCAAAATGGTAAAACCCAGCTACTTTATTGAAAACCAGAGCCAAACAAATGAGCACGAAAAGCTCAAACCACGCATGAGTACGCTGGTGATTAAAGCTCATGTCAGCGAAGGTGCAAAAATTGCCCAAGAGCATAATCTACCGAAGGTAATTATCGAGTTTATCAAAACCCATCACGGTACTTCTCTTATAAAATATTTTCACAAAAAAGCTACCGATGAGGAAGAAGATGTACAGGATGAAGATTTTCGATACGACGGTCCCATTCCTTATACAAAAGAACAAGGTATTCTGATGCTTGCCGATACTGTGGAGGCTGCCTGCCGTTCTATGAAGGATCCGACCTATAATAAGCTTGAAAACCAGATAAACAAGCTTGTTGATGATCATATAAACGACGGCCAATTGGCTAATTGTCCTTTAACGTTCCGGCAAATTCAAATCATTAAAGATTCTTTTCTGAGCATCCTGAAAGGGGTATATCATACAAGAATTGAATATCCCGACGATGAAAAGAAGCAGGACGAATCGAAAAAAAAACGAACAGAAAAAACAACCCGAGAATAA
- the ligA gene encoding NAD-dependent DNA ligase LigA has product MDKASAKKRVEELRDLLNRANKAYYQEAHPFISDREFDEALEELDKLEQEFGLATEHSPTQRVGGEPSSEFPTVEHPTRMLSLDNTYNEEELRDFDRRVRDILGHSDYTYSCEMKFDGASIRLRYENGEFVLGATRGDGERGDDITQNLKTIRDIPLKLNTDSPEVLEVRGEAYMEKEAFVRMNENREEQGLPSFANPRNSTAGSLKMQDSREVARRPIKFFAFDLLMENSDQNTTHQKKLHLLKEYGFQVCEHFEVCKSIDDVFDVIDRWGRIRPDLPYETDGVVLKVNEEKFYEELGTTSKFPRWAIAYKFEAEQATTVLESITLQVGRLGKITPVAELKPVFLAGTTVKRASLHNEDEIQRKDIREGDTVIVEKAGEIIPQVVSVMNPDAENRNAPFSMPKNCPACGDELVKLDGEVAWRCINPQCPPQVRERVTHFASRDAMDIEGLGEAVVELLLQQDLIKTYADLYTLKKEDIVPLERMGEKSAQNLINAIGKSKKQSLDRVIYALGIRFVGKTVAKDLASHFQSLDALIRADAETMTNIDSIGPKIAESVEAFFQKEKNQELVQKLKDAGLALEQEQARLLSKKLEGKKVVLTGTLPTYTRNEAKELIEKHGGTTTSSVSKNTDYVLAGESAGSKLDKAKQLGITVWTEDEFRTEIGEL; this is encoded by the coding sequence ATGGATAAAGCTTCTGCAAAGAAACGGGTTGAGGAGCTACGGGATCTCCTGAACCGCGCAAATAAAGCCTATTACCAGGAAGCCCACCCCTTCATTAGCGACCGGGAGTTCGACGAAGCCCTGGAAGAACTTGATAAACTGGAACAGGAGTTTGGCCTGGCTACCGAACATTCTCCCACACAGCGCGTGGGGGGAGAACCTTCCAGTGAATTCCCCACGGTGGAACACCCCACCCGGATGCTCAGCCTCGACAATACCTATAACGAGGAAGAACTGCGCGATTTTGACAGGCGGGTCCGGGATATCCTGGGACATTCCGACTACACCTATTCATGCGAAATGAAATTTGATGGAGCATCCATCCGGTTGAGGTATGAAAATGGTGAATTTGTTCTCGGGGCAACCCGCGGGGATGGAGAACGCGGAGATGACATCACACAGAACCTCAAAACCATTCGGGATATTCCCTTAAAGTTGAATACGGATTCACCTGAAGTGCTTGAAGTTCGGGGAGAAGCGTACATGGAAAAAGAGGCATTTGTACGCATGAATGAAAATCGTGAAGAACAGGGATTGCCATCCTTTGCCAATCCACGAAATTCGACTGCAGGATCTTTAAAAATGCAGGATTCAAGAGAAGTAGCGCGCCGTCCGATCAAATTTTTTGCTTTTGATCTGTTGATGGAAAACTCTGACCAAAACACGACTCATCAAAAGAAACTACATCTTTTAAAAGAGTATGGTTTCCAGGTTTGCGAACATTTTGAAGTGTGTAAATCTATTGATGATGTTTTTGATGTGATTGATCGCTGGGGAAGAATTCGGCCGGATTTGCCTTACGAAACAGATGGCGTGGTTCTGAAAGTAAATGAAGAAAAGTTTTACGAGGAACTCGGCACCACATCTAAATTTCCCCGGTGGGCTATTGCCTACAAATTTGAAGCTGAACAGGCTACAACAGTACTGGAATCTATTACATTGCAAGTAGGACGCCTTGGAAAAATTACACCGGTGGCGGAACTTAAACCGGTATTTTTGGCCGGAACAACCGTGAAACGGGCTTCCCTTCATAATGAAGATGAAATTCAGCGAAAAGATATTCGTGAAGGAGATACGGTTATTGTTGAAAAAGCTGGTGAAATTATTCCTCAAGTAGTCAGCGTTATGAATCCGGATGCGGAAAACAGAAACGCTCCCTTCTCTATGCCGAAGAATTGTCCGGCTTGCGGAGATGAATTGGTAAAACTGGATGGTGAAGTAGCCTGGAGATGTATTAATCCGCAGTGCCCTCCCCAAGTTCGCGAACGCGTTACACATTTTGCATCCAGGGATGCCATGGATATTGAAGGTCTTGGGGAAGCTGTTGTTGAACTTTTGCTTCAACAAGATCTTATCAAAACCTACGCTGATCTCTATACGCTTAAAAAAGAAGACATTGTTCCTTTGGAACGAATGGGTGAAAAAAGTGCTCAAAACCTGATTAATGCCATTGGAAAAAGTAAAAAACAATCCCTGGACCGTGTAATCTATGCGCTCGGAATACGTTTTGTAGGGAAGACAGTAGCGAAGGACCTTGCAAGCCACTTTCAGTCGCTTGATGCTCTTATTCGGGCTGATGCAGAGACGATGACCAATATCGACTCCATCGGCCCAAAGATAGCCGAGTCGGTTGAAGCTTTTTTTCAGAAAGAAAAAAACCAGGAACTGGTACAAAAGCTGAAAGATGCCGGTCTCGCTCTTGAACAGGAACAGGCCCGGTTATTATCAAAAAAACTGGAAGGGAAAAAAGTTGTGCTTACGGGAACACTGCCCACTTACACACGGAATGAAGCCAAAGAATTGATCGAAAAGCATGGCGGTACAACAACTTCTTCGGTTAGTAAAAACACGGATTATGTACTTGCGGGGGAATCTGCGGGAAGCAAACTGGACAAAGCCAAACAACTCGGAATCACCGTTTGGACGGAGGATGAATTCCGAACAGAAATTGGTGAGCTGTAA